One genomic segment of Thermovibrio guaymasensis includes these proteins:
- a CDS encoding cation:proton antiporter codes for MSESSFLSILLISFGILFVPFLSRLLRIPVAVGEILYGIVIGESVLDLVEPSQWLSFLSTFGFLLLMFAAGLEVKLREINSLPLKSKFLYTLIPSLVFLLSFSIGKKLNFNAITCIAVGAISVGIVVSVLRERGLLSTHYGKTVFLVGTIGEVLSIALLTLLSLYYEHGLGFEFWLGVGKLILFLVVARIILIFLKSFVWWYPDKFKFFFEKNPSEIGVRISLAVMFALSFGASLINVEPIIGAFIAGMIFSTVFEETENIEEKLSGISFGFLIPIFFIYVGINFLMPHIDIHTLKLLAILVALSFAVKVIPSLLLVLENYSLRQALGAGTLLSAPLTLVVVTAELGVKMGLIDHHTESILILLAIVTGIGAPTLFNLLVRRENESSNS; via the coding sequence ATGAGTGAAAGCTCATTCCTATCAATTCTCCTAATCTCTTTCGGAATTCTCTTCGTTCCCTTCCTGAGCAGGCTCTTGAGGATTCCGGTGGCTGTGGGAGAGATCCTCTACGGTATAGTGATTGGGGAAAGCGTGCTGGACTTAGTTGAACCTTCCCAGTGGTTAAGCTTCCTATCCACATTCGGATTTCTCCTACTGATGTTTGCAGCCGGACTTGAAGTCAAGCTGAGGGAGATTAACTCACTTCCCCTTAAGAGCAAATTCCTTTACACCCTCATTCCTTCACTTGTATTCCTGCTCTCATTCTCAATTGGAAAGAAGCTCAACTTTAACGCCATAACCTGTATAGCAGTAGGGGCAATTTCGGTAGGAATAGTTGTCTCAGTCCTAAGGGAAAGGGGACTCCTCTCTACCCATTACGGAAAAACGGTTTTCCTAGTAGGAACTATAGGAGAGGTCCTAAGTATAGCCCTGCTTACTTTACTTTCCCTCTACTACGAGCACGGTTTAGGATTTGAGTTCTGGCTTGGAGTTGGAAAACTCATCCTATTCCTGGTGGTAGCAAGGATAATCCTTATATTCCTGAAGAGCTTTGTCTGGTGGTACCCCGATAAGTTTAAGTTCTTCTTTGAGAAGAATCCCTCCGAAATAGGAGTAAGAATCAGCCTTGCCGTAATGTTTGCCCTCTCCTTTGGAGCCTCCCTAATAAACGTTGAACCTATAATCGGCGCCTTCATAGCAGGAATGATCTTCTCAACAGTCTTTGAGGAAACAGAGAACATTGAAGAGAAACTCTCAGGAATCAGTTTTGGCTTCCTAATCCCCATATTCTTCATCTACGTAGGTATAAACTTCCTAATGCCACACATTGACATCCATACTCTCAAACTCCTAGCAATACTGGTAGCTTTAAGCTTTGCAGTTAAAGTTATCCCGTCACTCCTTCTAGTTCTTGAGAACTACTCCTTAAGGCAAGCACTAGGGGCGGGAACTCTCCTATCTGCCCCCCTCACGCTGGTAGTCGTTACCGCAGAGCTAGGCGTAAAGATGGGGTTGATAGACCACCACACGGAGAGCATCTTAATATTACTTGCAATAGTTACGGGAATTGGAGCTCCAACACTTTTTAACCTCCTAGTTAGGAGAGAGAATGAGAGTAGTAATAGTTGA
- a CDS encoding CDP-alcohol phosphatidyltransferase family protein, whose amino-acid sequence MNITSNREVLKKLYSPFGWLLAKANVSPNLITLSAVVFGTLAAFLYYTGHPVVGAFLLFVSGVLDLCDGYVAVNNRKATKFGAVFDWIADKWVDGFVLGSVALKYANPWVALLAVVSTMLHTFIKPVAYAEIGYAERTTGKIKDPLESTGFFGRPETFIVLFISSILYPLNHKVLTYGIEFIAVMSLLSLLHRVYYLYKRYGKEYEV is encoded by the coding sequence ATGAACATAACCAGTAATAGAGAAGTTCTGAAGAAACTATACTCGCCTTTTGGATGGCTTTTGGCAAAGGCTAACGTTTCGCCTAACTTAATAACCCTTTCGGCCGTTGTATTTGGAACTCTCGCTGCTTTCCTCTACTATACCGGCCATCCTGTCGTTGGAGCTTTTCTACTTTTCGTTTCGGGAGTTCTTGACCTCTGTGACGGTTACGTTGCAGTAAACAACAGGAAGGCAACTAAGTTCGGAGCAGTTTTTGACTGGATTGCAGATAAATGGGTTGATGGGTTTGTCCTAGGTTCTGTTGCATTAAAGTATGCAAACCCTTGGGTTGCCCTGCTTGCGGTAGTATCAACGATGCTTCACACCTTTATAAAACCGGTTGCATATGCAGAGATTGGATATGCAGAAAGGACTACGGGGAAGATTAAGGATCCTCTAGAGAGTACAGGTTTTTTCGGAAGGCCTGAGACCTTTATAGTTCTTTTTATTTCGTCTATTTTGTATCCTTTGAATCATAAGGTTCTGACTTACGGAATTGAGTTTATCGCTGTAATGTCCCTTCTTTCCCTGCTCCACAGGGTTTACTACCTGTACAAGAGATACGGAAAAGAGTACGAGGTGTAA
- a CDS encoding NAD-binding protein, which produces MKLIILGAGEVGRELLKRLQKEWNIVVIDQDEEKLKKIVEILDSDSMNRVLLLQGDGTSKLMLKKAGIEEATAFTACTGDDEANIEACRIAKEFDVPTIYAVSNSTEHDHLYEREGINYINKAVATASLLERQIESGIVVPTNVGLGQGEIIEVNVMPTSIIAGYPVGKFSSRRWRIVAIFRGDKLILPKPRTVVKPGDRVLIVGDPKILKYIAGLIKSGEPQFPLQFGIEEVIFLPENREEVIKDGKFFYENTKVQKLSIYFCKEIEKTKLKLFNNSEKGNIKKKKLKLCEKEFFNEIKGENFGLIVMPDKYKEFPLNFGIKTFPVLVAEETLSPVLVARGTTPVERILVPVSGSFSSLRALEAGIELSLMLKASLSALYVAPSENDTKANQLREKVTKLSYMYKTPIEFVKRVGNPIREFSKESKKYDLAVIGARKGRKVNWFSPYPPYFMLHKAKCSSILICVGE; this is translated from the coding sequence ATGAAACTAATAATCCTCGGAGCCGGCGAAGTAGGGAGGGAGCTCCTTAAAAGGCTTCAGAAAGAGTGGAACATAGTAGTAATTGATCAGGACGAAGAAAAGCTCAAGAAAATCGTTGAAATCCTTGATTCAGATAGTATGAACAGAGTCCTCCTCCTTCAAGGGGACGGAACCAGCAAGCTAATGCTTAAGAAGGCTGGAATTGAGGAAGCAACGGCATTCACTGCCTGCACCGGCGACGACGAAGCAAACATAGAGGCCTGCAGGATTGCAAAGGAGTTTGACGTTCCAACGATTTACGCAGTATCAAACAGCACTGAACACGACCACCTTTACGAAAGGGAGGGAATTAACTACATAAACAAAGCGGTCGCTACAGCCTCCCTCCTTGAGAGGCAAATTGAGTCGGGAATAGTGGTTCCGACAAACGTAGGGCTTGGGCAGGGAGAGATAATTGAAGTAAACGTTATGCCAACCTCCATAATTGCAGGCTACCCTGTCGGTAAGTTCTCATCAAGGCGCTGGAGAATCGTTGCAATCTTTAGGGGAGATAAATTAATACTTCCAAAGCCTAGAACTGTTGTAAAGCCAGGCGACAGAGTTTTAATAGTCGGAGACCCAAAAATTCTCAAGTACATTGCCGGACTAATAAAGTCAGGAGAACCCCAGTTTCCTCTCCAGTTTGGTATTGAAGAGGTAATCTTCCTCCCAGAAAATAGGGAAGAAGTAATAAAGGACGGAAAGTTCTTCTATGAGAATACAAAAGTTCAGAAACTCTCAATCTACTTCTGTAAAGAGATAGAAAAAACTAAACTGAAGCTTTTTAACAACTCAGAAAAGGGAAATATAAAGAAAAAGAAGCTAAAACTGTGTGAGAAAGAGTTCTTCAACGAAATTAAGGGAGAAAACTTCGGTCTAATAGTAATGCCTGACAAGTACAAAGAGTTCCCTTTAAACTTTGGAATAAAGACCTTTCCAGTCTTGGTTGCAGAAGAGACACTATCCCCAGTTCTAGTTGCAAGGGGAACTACGCCTGTTGAGAGAATTTTAGTACCCGTATCGGGATCCTTCAGCAGCCTAAGGGCTCTTGAGGCAGGAATAGAGCTCTCCTTAATGCTTAAAGCCTCCCTCAGTGCCCTCTACGTTGCCCCTTCAGAGAACGACACAAAGGCGAACCAGCTAAGGGAAAAGGTCACAAAACTCTCCTACATGTACAAAACGCCGATTGAGTTCGTTAAGAGAGTAGGGAACCCAATCAGGGAATTCTCAAAAGAGAGTAAAAAGTACGACCTTGCAGTAATAGGAGCGAGGAAGGGAAGGAAAGTAAACTGGTTCTCTCCCTATCCTCCCTACTTTATGCTCCACAAGGCAAAGTGTTCCTCAATACTAATCTGTGTAGGTGAGTAA
- a CDS encoding Ppx/GppA phosphatase family protein, translating into MRIATIDVGTNSTRILVADVEDGEVRPLFKTGKVTRLGRGVKETGRLSKEGIEATVGALKEFKAIVERFNVEKVVVVTTEAARRAENAEEFLNRVRELGFKIDVLSDRDEAELVFLANLKVFKPKGKAMTVDLGGGSTEVVYGNETSVEFLKSLKFGVVFLYEEFGEDLVKLEEFIRGELLKVKEEIEPSQDFTVFAVGGTITSVVAMEEKMEVYKPEVVHGYRVTKHLIDKWYKHLSSLPIEERKKVVGLEENRADVIIPGLAFFKVFCEVFSKESLTVSEVGLLYGLALREALNG; encoded by the coding sequence TTGAGGATTGCAACTATTGATGTTGGAACCAACTCAACCCGAATTTTAGTTGCCGATGTTGAGGATGGGGAGGTTAGACCCCTTTTCAAGACTGGTAAGGTAACCCGTCTGGGAAGGGGAGTAAAGGAGACCGGTAGACTTTCAAAGGAGGGTATAGAGGCTACCGTTGGAGCTCTCAAGGAATTTAAGGCTATTGTAGAGAGATTTAACGTTGAGAAAGTTGTAGTTGTAACTACCGAGGCTGCCCGCCGTGCAGAAAACGCTGAAGAGTTCTTGAATAGAGTAAGGGAGCTGGGGTTTAAGATAGACGTTTTGAGCGATAGAGATGAGGCTGAACTCGTTTTCCTTGCAAACCTTAAGGTTTTTAAACCTAAAGGGAAGGCCATGACCGTTGACCTAGGGGGAGGGAGTACAGAGGTAGTTTACGGCAATGAAACCTCGGTTGAATTCCTTAAGAGTTTAAAGTTTGGCGTTGTTTTCCTTTATGAAGAGTTTGGGGAGGATTTGGTAAAGCTGGAGGAGTTTATAAGGGGAGAGCTCCTAAAGGTAAAGGAGGAGATTGAGCCTTCTCAAGACTTTACCGTTTTTGCCGTTGGTGGAACTATAACTTCTGTTGTGGCGATGGAAGAGAAGATGGAAGTTTACAAGCCTGAAGTCGTTCATGGTTATAGAGTAACTAAACACTTGATAGATAAGTGGTATAAGCACCTCTCTTCACTTCCAATTGAGGAGAGGAAAAAGGTTGTTGGGCTTGAGGAGAACAGAGCTGATGTGATTATTCCCGGCCTAGCCTTCTTTAAAGTTTTCTGTGAAGTCTTCTCTAAGGAGAGTTTGACTGTAAGTGAAGTAGGATTACTTTACGGTTTAGCACTTAGGGAGGCTTTGAATGGATAG
- a CDS encoding ABC transporter ATP-binding protein encodes MNPLLTVNNVKLTIENKPILKGVNLVVRKGEIHAILGPNGAGKSTLASLIMGINDLKEPTEGEIIFKGKILNGLEIYERARLGLTLAWQDPARFEGITVEEYLKISGKDNPELDVVECLELVGLDCSYLGRFVDETLSGGERKRVELASILAMRPELAILDEPDSGIDFVSMEDIANMIKTMRERGTTVLMITHREEIAEVADRATLMCDGKVVQTGSPKEVGEKFKTMCVKCEVRNPELVGGE; translated from the coding sequence ATGAATCCTTTGCTTACTGTAAATAACGTTAAGCTTACCATAGAGAATAAGCCCATCTTGAAAGGGGTAAACCTCGTTGTGAGAAAAGGGGAGATTCACGCTATTCTCGGTCCAAACGGTGCAGGTAAGTCAACGTTAGCCTCTCTCATAATGGGAATTAACGACCTTAAAGAACCAACAGAAGGGGAAATCATATTTAAAGGAAAAATCCTCAATGGGCTTGAAATATACGAGAGAGCAAGGTTAGGCTTGACCCTTGCGTGGCAGGATCCAGCTAGGTTTGAGGGTATTACAGTTGAGGAGTACTTAAAGATTTCCGGTAAGGATAATCCGGAACTTGATGTAGTTGAATGCCTTGAGTTAGTAGGTCTTGACTGTAGTTATTTAGGCAGGTTCGTTGATGAGACCCTTTCTGGAGGAGAGAGGAAGAGAGTTGAACTTGCCTCTATCCTTGCTATGAGACCGGAGCTTGCAATCCTTGACGAGCCAGATAGCGGAATTGACTTTGTATCAATGGAAGACATAGCAAACATGATTAAGACTATGAGGGAAAGGGGAACTACGGTTTTAATGATTACCCACAGAGAAGAGATTGCTGAAGTTGCAGATAGGGCTACTCTCATGTGTGACGGTAAGGTCGTTCAGACCGGTTCTCCGAAGGAAGTTGGAGAAAAGTTTAAAACTATGTGCGTTAAGTGTGAGGTTCGTAACCCGGAACTGGTTGGAGGTGAGTAA
- a CDS encoding radical SAM protein, translating to MRVVIVDGYVDEPTCLGVPPYISTYVRYTAGALVAAGIPEESIDYFAIDQLRREPSLKESLFDADVIFLITGMTVPGRYLGGKPITEKEINEIGKIPTYKVVGGPIKFGFTLKGGTRAKELPFEGYQLICRGDVELAAYYLGKYLVEGRELPEGVFDQKRRAKHVNTFAPLGAFIVKKHFYFPNVICEIETFRGCERRRHCSYCTEGFYGSPDERELEKVVEEVKALYQNGVKYFRIGRQPNILGYKAVKTEGEFPKPNPEVICKLFREIREVGDIRTLHIDNVNAGTIDKHPNESKRALECIAKYDTEGDVAPFGLETADEKVIENNFLKVKPEGIKRAIRIVNEVGAFKEREDGLFKLLPGINFLVGLPGETKETFRKNVDFLKSVLDEGLLVRRVNIRQVMVFEGTPISEMVKRTKTKYRKEYERFKEWVREEFDLPMMKRVFPTGTVIKDVLLEAYDGGHTLGRQIGSYPVLVRIPERMELFSKVNVIVVGHRERSVIGIPIPIEINSISLKLLSYIPGISKKTATEIILKRPFKDSLELLSLFPQLEPLAKHISFKEGAQAPT from the coding sequence ATGAGAGTAGTAATAGTTGACGGCTACGTTGACGAACCAACTTGCCTTGGGGTTCCTCCTTACATATCAACTTACGTTCGCTATACAGCAGGAGCACTCGTTGCAGCAGGTATTCCAGAAGAGTCCATTGACTACTTTGCAATTGACCAGTTAAGGAGGGAACCTTCACTAAAAGAATCTCTCTTTGATGCAGACGTAATCTTCCTCATTACCGGAATGACCGTTCCGGGAAGGTACCTTGGAGGAAAGCCGATTACAGAGAAGGAAATTAACGAAATAGGGAAAATACCCACCTATAAAGTAGTTGGAGGTCCCATAAAGTTTGGTTTCACACTTAAAGGGGGAACGAGGGCTAAGGAGCTCCCCTTTGAGGGCTACCAGTTAATCTGTAGGGGAGACGTTGAACTTGCAGCTTACTACTTGGGGAAGTATTTAGTAGAAGGGAGGGAGCTCCCTGAAGGAGTATTTGACCAGAAAAGAAGGGCAAAGCACGTTAATACTTTCGCTCCCTTGGGAGCTTTCATAGTGAAAAAACACTTTTACTTTCCAAACGTCATATGCGAGATAGAAACCTTCAGGGGTTGTGAAAGGAGAAGACACTGCTCCTACTGTACCGAAGGTTTCTACGGTAGCCCCGACGAAAGGGAACTGGAGAAAGTAGTTGAAGAAGTAAAAGCCCTATACCAAAACGGAGTCAAATACTTTAGAATTGGCCGCCAGCCCAACATACTTGGCTATAAAGCAGTAAAAACAGAGGGAGAGTTCCCAAAACCAAACCCCGAAGTTATATGCAAACTGTTCAGGGAAATTAGGGAAGTTGGCGATATAAGAACTCTACACATAGACAACGTTAATGCAGGAACTATAGATAAACACCCTAACGAGAGTAAAAGAGCCCTTGAATGTATAGCTAAGTACGATACAGAGGGGGACGTCGCTCCTTTCGGCCTTGAAACGGCAGATGAAAAGGTAATAGAGAACAACTTTTTGAAAGTAAAACCTGAGGGAATAAAGAGGGCAATAAGGATCGTTAATGAAGTGGGGGCCTTTAAGGAAAGGGAGGACGGCCTGTTTAAACTGTTACCGGGGATAAACTTCTTAGTCGGCCTTCCCGGGGAAACAAAAGAGACCTTTAGGAAGAACGTAGACTTCTTAAAGTCAGTTCTAGACGAAGGATTGCTGGTAAGGAGAGTAAACATAAGGCAAGTTATGGTTTTTGAAGGAACTCCAATTTCAGAAATGGTAAAAAGAACAAAGACAAAGTACAGAAAGGAGTACGAAAGATTTAAGGAGTGGGTTAGGGAGGAGTTTGACCTTCCAATGATGAAGAGAGTTTTCCCAACAGGAACTGTTATAAAGGACGTTCTCCTTGAAGCATACGATGGAGGGCACACACTTGGAAGGCAGATAGGAAGTTATCCAGTCTTAGTTAGGATTCCCGAGAGAATGGAACTCTTCAGTAAAGTCAACGTAATTGTGGTAGGCCACAGAGAACGCTCCGTAATTGGAATACCAATACCGATTGAGATAAACTCAATAAGCCTAAAGCTCCTTTCCTACATACCGGGAATATCAAAGAAGACGGCAACAGAGATAATTCTAAAAAGGCCCTTTAAAGACAGCCTGGAGCTCCTATCCCTCTTCCCTCAACTTGAACCACTAGCAAAACATATATCCTTTAAAGAAGGGGCACAGGCCCCTACTTAA
- a CDS encoding class II SORL domain-containing protein encodes MKVFGPEPEGKRKHTPVVEAPSKVKKGEWFEVRVVVGKDIPHPNTKEHWIEHISLWVGDFLAGRADLEPERAASEVIFKVKLEETATLTAQAYCNLHGLWRSEEVKVEVEE; translated from the coding sequence ATGAAAGTATTTGGACCAGAACCGGAAGGTAAGAGAAAGCACACACCCGTAGTTGAGGCTCCTTCAAAGGTGAAGAAGGGTGAGTGGTTTGAAGTAAGAGTTGTTGTAGGGAAGGACATTCCTCATCCGAATACTAAGGAGCACTGGATTGAGCACATTTCCCTTTGGGTAGGTGATTTCTTAGCTGGTAGGGCAGACCTTGAACCTGAAAGAGCTGCTTCAGAAGTTATCTTTAAGGTTAAGCTTGAGGAAACGGCAACTCTAACTGCTCAAGCTTACTGTAACCTCCACGGCCTGTGGCGTAGTGAGGAAGTTAAAGTAGAAGTTGAGGAGTAG
- a CDS encoding RibD family protein, with translation MDRPYVLIVSEVTIDGKLTLAKGVSSKEIMKLMDEEANRYLHQIRAECDGIMVGANTVRIDNPNLTVRYVEGENPVRVIPTSTGDIPLDSNVLNTEVAPTIIAVSERAPEVRLVEFEKRGARVIVAGKDRVDFPLLLKKLKEIGINKLMVEGGSKVNWELIKNDLVDEIRLIHLPVVVGGDNVPSLTSGKGFGSLEAIKRFKIKKVFKCGNQIVTEYQRF, from the coding sequence ATGGATAGACCTTACGTTTTAATAGTTTCAGAAGTTACTATTGATGGGAAGCTTACTCTTGCCAAGGGAGTTTCAAGTAAAGAGATAATGAAGTTAATGGACGAAGAGGCTAATAGGTACCTTCACCAGATAAGGGCTGAGTGCGATGGAATAATGGTTGGAGCAAACACTGTTAGGATAGATAATCCGAATCTAACTGTTAGGTACGTTGAAGGAGAGAATCCAGTTAGAGTAATTCCGACCTCTACCGGAGATATTCCGCTTGATTCAAACGTACTCAATACAGAGGTAGCTCCCACCATAATTGCTGTTTCTGAGAGAGCTCCTGAGGTAAGATTGGTAGAGTTTGAAAAGAGGGGAGCAAGGGTAATTGTGGCCGGTAAGGATAGAGTGGATTTTCCTCTCCTTTTAAAGAAGCTCAAGGAGATTGGAATTAATAAACTCATGGTTGAAGGCGGGAGTAAGGTTAACTGGGAGCTGATTAAGAACGATTTGGTAGATGAAATAAGGTTGATTCACCTGCCGGTTGTTGTAGGAGGAGACAATGTTCCTTCCCTTACTTCAGGGAAGGGATTTGGTAGTTTAGAGGCTATTAAACGGTTTAAGATAAAGAAGGTATTTAAGTGCGGTAATCAAATAGTAACTGAGTATCAGCGCTTTTAA
- a CDS encoding SufB/SufD family protein, which produces MEVKKDLLSLIGKRFTQIGLPKELFEKNKFNLLVDRNKVVVRYPAPGVRSEVVETPTGVKTKVYIEPGTKLEEPVVLCFGAAEATEVQTTEGEIVVGEGADVKFQVYGAMAEGIKLKHKNKLKVRVEKGARFEFLDLHYNGEETFVELETETEAYVAENAYFRSVFKQTRGRAGKVRIVLSANVDKKGVAVFETKMIGKKDDEIYVEDVIHLNGEESRGISKSRIIAVDETKATFVGETYGNAPRCRGHIDCSEVIRGKDVVVKAVPVVVVNNETAKVTHEAAIGSIDKKQLETLMARGLSEDEAVDVIVQGMLR; this is translated from the coding sequence ATGGAAGTTAAAAAAGACCTTCTTAGTCTTATAGGAAAGAGGTTTACTCAGATAGGCCTTCCGAAAGAGCTTTTTGAAAAGAATAAGTTCAACCTCTTAGTTGATAGGAATAAAGTGGTAGTTCGCTATCCTGCTCCCGGCGTTCGTTCTGAGGTTGTTGAAACTCCTACGGGAGTTAAGACCAAGGTTTACATTGAGCCCGGAACTAAACTTGAAGAACCTGTAGTTCTGTGTTTCGGTGCTGCAGAGGCTACAGAAGTTCAGACGACCGAAGGAGAGATAGTAGTTGGTGAAGGGGCAGATGTGAAGTTTCAGGTTTACGGAGCTATGGCTGAAGGGATTAAGCTTAAGCATAAGAATAAGCTCAAGGTAAGGGTTGAAAAGGGTGCCCGCTTTGAGTTCCTTGATCTCCACTACAACGGAGAGGAGACCTTCGTTGAGCTTGAGACGGAGACTGAGGCTTACGTTGCAGAAAATGCCTACTTCCGTTCAGTTTTTAAGCAGACAAGGGGAAGGGCAGGAAAGGTTAGGATTGTTTTAAGTGCAAATGTTGATAAGAAGGGAGTTGCAGTTTTTGAGACTAAGATGATTGGGAAGAAGGATGATGAGATCTACGTTGAGGATGTGATTCACCTTAACGGTGAAGAGTCAAGGGGAATTTCCAAGAGCCGTATAATCGCCGTAGATGAGACTAAGGCAACTTTTGTTGGTGAGACCTATGGAAATGCTCCTAGGTGTAGGGGGCATATAGACTGTTCTGAGGTAATAAGGGGTAAGGACGTTGTCGTTAAGGCCGTTCCTGTTGTGGTTGTGAATAATGAAACGGCTAAAGTTACCCATGAGGCGGCAATCGGTAGTATAGACAAGAAACAGCTAGAAACTCTAATGGCAAGAGGCCTTAGCGAGGATGAAGCTGTTGATGTGATTGTTCAGGGAATGTTGAGATAA
- a CDS encoding riboflavin synthase, protein MFTGIVEEVGKVKGIKKGSKSSKLTIECRVVLEGTRVGDSIAVNGVCLTVVEIGRELLTFDVSYETLKRTTLSLLKPGENVNLERALRLGDRLGGHILQGHVDTTTKVTSIKREGEGYRFSFKLPKEYSHLVVEKGSIGIDGISLTVAELLPDSFSVAVIPHTFENTNLKFKRSGSLVNLEFDIIGKYVEKMVKSAQKGA, encoded by the coding sequence GTGTTTACCGGAATCGTTGAAGAGGTCGGAAAGGTTAAAGGAATAAAGAAAGGTTCAAAGAGCTCTAAACTAACTATCGAGTGCAGAGTCGTTTTAGAGGGAACGAGAGTTGGAGATAGCATAGCAGTAAACGGCGTTTGTTTAACTGTAGTTGAAATTGGAAGGGAGCTCCTCACATTTGACGTTTCCTACGAGACCCTAAAAAGGACGACCCTTTCACTCTTAAAGCCGGGAGAGAATGTTAACCTTGAAAGGGCTCTAAGGCTTGGAGACAGGCTCGGAGGCCACATACTACAGGGACACGTGGATACAACAACAAAGGTAACCTCAATAAAGAGAGAAGGTGAAGGTTACAGGTTTTCCTTTAAACTACCAAAAGAGTACTCCCACCTTGTAGTTGAGAAGGGTTCTATTGGAATTGACGGAATAAGCCTTACCGTTGCTGAGCTCCTTCCGGATAGCTTCTCAGTAGCAGTTATTCCCCACACATTTGAAAATACAAACTTAAAGTTTAAAAGGAGCGGAAGTCTGGTTAACCTGGAGTTTGACATTATCGGAAAGTACGTAGAGAAAATGGTAAAAAGCGCCCAGAAGGGCGCTTAA
- a CDS encoding UDP-glucose dehydrogenase family protein: MDRRIAVIGTGYVGLVSGACFAYLGHKVIGLDIDEEKVEKLRKGKVPIYEPGLDRILSKALSDGNIEFTTDYEYAVKNSDFIFIAVGTPSREDGSADLTFVESAYRSIARYIGDEDFKVIVNKSTVPVGTGRWAREFIASLLRERGIKEPEKRFEVVSNPEFLREGKAVEDFMKPDRVVVGADNRDVAGLVASLYEKLQPPILITDLPTAEMIKYASNAFLATKISFINEIANICEKLGADVTVVARGMGLDHRISLHFLRAGCGFGGSCFPKDVKALIHTAKEVREEPELLESVISVNERQKLRPVEKLLKHIPSLEGRRVAVWGLSFKPETDDMREAPSIPIVRELVKRGAYVLAYDPVALENARKVFSEELKAGRLELVSDKYEALESSDALILVTEWDEFKEVDFDKLKGKVVVDGRNLWEPSIMKQFCTYESIGRP; the protein is encoded by the coding sequence ATGGATAGGAGAATAGCGGTAATAGGAACAGGATACGTAGGCTTAGTTTCCGGTGCCTGCTTTGCTTACTTAGGCCACAAAGTTATAGGCCTTGATATAGATGAGGAGAAAGTAGAGAAGTTAAGGAAAGGTAAAGTTCCTATCTACGAACCTGGATTAGACAGGATACTCTCAAAGGCTTTATCCGATGGAAATATAGAGTTTACAACTGATTATGAGTATGCCGTAAAGAACTCAGACTTCATCTTCATAGCAGTTGGAACGCCGTCAAGGGAAGACGGTTCTGCAGATCTCACCTTTGTAGAGAGTGCTTACAGGAGCATAGCTAGGTATATAGGAGATGAGGACTTTAAGGTAATAGTTAACAAGTCAACAGTGCCTGTTGGAACTGGAAGGTGGGCAAGAGAGTTTATAGCATCCTTGCTTAGAGAAAGGGGAATAAAGGAGCCTGAAAAGAGGTTTGAAGTAGTTTCAAATCCGGAGTTTTTGAGAGAAGGGAAGGCAGTAGAAGACTTTATGAAGCCAGACAGGGTTGTTGTAGGTGCAGACAACCGGGATGTAGCGGGGCTAGTAGCATCCCTGTACGAAAAACTTCAGCCTCCGATACTAATAACGGACCTTCCAACTGCAGAGATGATAAAGTACGCCTCAAACGCATTCCTTGCGACGAAGATCTCATTTATAAATGAGATAGCAAACATATGTGAGAAGTTGGGAGCAGACGTTACGGTGGTTGCAAGGGGGATGGGTTTAGACCACAGGATAAGTCTTCACTTTCTAAGGGCAGGTTGCGGTTTTGGGGGTAGCTGTTTTCCTAAAGACGTTAAGGCATTAATCCATACAGCTAAAGAGGTAAGGGAGGAACCAGAGCTCCTTGAGAGTGTAATTTCGGTAAATGAGAGACAGAAGCTTAGACCTGTTGAGAAGCTCCTAAAACACATCCCTAGCTTGGAGGGGAGAAGGGTTGCTGTTTGGGGATTGTCCTTTAAGCCTGAAACCGATGATATGAGGGAAGCACCGTCAATTCCTATAGTAAGGGAGCTGGTAAAGAGGGGAGCTTACGTTCTTGCCTACGATCCGGTTGCCTTAGAGAACGCCAGAAAAGTATTCTCTGAAGAGCTTAAAGCGGGAAGGTTGGAGCTTGTATCTGATAAGTACGAGGCCTTAGAAAGTTCAGATGCCCTTATACTTGTGACAGAGTGGGACGAGTTTAAAGAAGTTGACTTTGATAAACTTAAGGGCAAAGTGGTAGTTGATGGGAGGAACCTGTGGGAGCCTTCCATTATGAAACAGTTTTGTACTTATGAAAGTATTGGGAGACCTTAA